Genomic window (Streptomyces liliiviolaceus):
GCCGCCGGGATACGCGCCTGCGCCCAGGCCGGTGCACCGCTGCTCGTCCGCACTCTCTCCCTGCGGGCGGTGCTGATGATCGCCACCGCCGTCGCCGCACGCCTCGGAGACGCCGACATCGCGGCCCACCAGATCATCCTGTCCCTGTGGAGCCTGCTCGCCTTCGCGCTCGACGCCATCGCCATCGCGGGACAAGCCATCATCGGCCGCTATCTCGGCGCGGGCGACACCCAAGGAGCCCGTGAAGCCTGCCGACGCATGGTGGAGTGGGGCATCGCCGTCGGAGTCGTACTCGGCGGCCTGGTGATCCTCTGCCGCCCCCTCTTCCTTCCGCTGTTCACCAGCGACTCGGCCGTCCATGACATCGCGCTGCCCGCGCTGCTCATGGTGGCGCTCTCCCAGCCGATCTGCGGCATCGTCTTCGTCCTGGACGGCGTGCTGATGGGCGCGGGAGACGGCCCCTATCTCGCGCGGGCCATGGTGCTCGTCCTGGCGGTCTTCGCTCCGGTGGCGCTGCTCATTCCCACCCTCGGCGGCGGCCTCACCGCTGTCTGGGCGGCGATGACCCTCATGATGACCGTGCGCATGCTGACCCTGTGGCTGCGCACCCGCTCGGGCCGCTGGATCGTCACGGGCGCCACGCGCTGACTGCGCTGACTGTTTCACGTGAAACGGGGACGTTCGTGTTTCACGTGAAACGAGAACCGTCCTGGTTTCACGTGAAACAAGACACCGGCCGGCCCGGAGCAACGAGGCAGGACAGCAAGAAGGGCCGCACCCACACGGGGTGCGGCCCTTCTTTCAGCTCTGCTGAGCGCAGCGATCAGGCTGCGACAACCTCGATGCTGACCTTGGCGGCCACCTCGGGGTGCAGACGCACGGACGTCTCGTGAGCGCCCAGCGTCTTGATCGGCGAGCCCAGCTCGATGCGGCGCTTGTCGACCTCGGGGCCACCGGAAGCCTTGATCGCCGAAGCGACGTCGGCCGGGGTGACGGAACCGAAGAGACGGCCGGCGTCGCCGGAGCGGACGGCCAGGCGGACCTTGACGCCCTCAAGGCGCGCCTTGATCTCGTTGGCCTGCTCGATCGTCGCGATCTCGTGGATCTTGCGAGCACGACGGATCTGCTCGACGTCCTTCTCGCCACCCTTGGTCCAGCGGATGGCAAAGCTCCGCGGGATCAGGTAGTTGCGAGCGTAGCCGTCCTTGACGTCGACGACGTCGCCCGCGGCACCGAGGCCGGAGACCTCGTGGGTGAGGATGATCTTCATGTTTCGGTCACCCTTCCCTTATCGCGCGGTGGAGGTGTAGGGCAGCAGCGCCATCTCACGGCTGTTCTTCACGGCCGTGGCGACGTCACGCTGGTGCTGAGTGCAGTTGCCGGTCACGCGGCGGGCACGG
Coding sequences:
- the rplI gene encoding 50S ribosomal protein L9 produces the protein MKIILTHEVSGLGAAGDVVDVKDGYARNYLIPRSFAIRWTKGGEKDVEQIRRARKIHEIATIEQANEIKARLEGVKVRLAVRSGDAGRLFGSVTPADVASAIKASGGPEVDKRRIELGSPIKTLGAHETSVRLHPEVAAKVSIEVVAA